ctgatatctaggtcttttttttttttttttttggccacacccggctcagggctcaggggttactcctgtttgtctgctcagaaatagctcctggcaggcacgggagaccctatgggacactgggattcgaaccaaccacctttggtcctggatcggctgcttgcaaggcaaatgccgctgtgctatctctccgggtcctcttgagtgagatttttctttgtgtttccctGGAGAAATCCTAGGGAGCCCTGAAAGTGCCCTAGCCCCAGGTGAGAAGTGCTGGGCTAGACAGGTGATGTGTCTGCTGGGGTGATGGGGGGGAATTGCCCTAAACCTCGCAGACTAACCCTGTCCCCCACACTCAGTTGCAGAATGGCTCCGGCTATTGCCTTTTCTTGGTGTGTTGGCACTGCTCGGCTACCTGGCCGTCCGGCCATTCCTCCCCAAAAAGAAGCAGCAGAAGGACAGCTTGATCAACCTTAAAATCcagaaagaaaaccctaaagttgtCAATGAGATCAACATCGAAGACCTGTGTCTCACCAAGGCAGCATATTGTCGCTGCTGGCGCTCCAAGACGGTAAGACAGTAAGGCGGTAAGACAGTAAGGCGGCAGCTTGCTTGGCCCTGCCTGGGAAGCCCTGCTGGGCGAGGCGCACCTCCCTGTGAGGAAAGCCAGAGTTGCAGGGATGGGGAGTGGCTGGCTGCTGGCTGGTTGGATGCAACAGTCCTGTTCTGAGTGGAAAATCACCTGCCTAAGGTTTGGAATCAGAATCATCtgtagggactggagtggtagggcatttgccttgcactaagctaattcaagatggatggtggtttgaatcccggccttccatgtggtcccctgtgcctgccacgagtgatttctgatttccagcagtgcagagccaagagtaacccctgagtatagtgAGTTCGGGGTGGTAATTTAACTTAttgggattttttggggggctacatccagcggtgctcgggttactcctgactccatactcaggaatcactccagggaaattgggggatcatatggatgccagggatcaaacatgggttggctttatgcaaggcaagcaccctccccactcttTTATCTCTTGGCCCCAGCTTACTTACTTTTTAATCTCtgatctgaatttttaaaaagatcatcttttttttggggggtgtcacactcagcgccgctcagagattattcctggctctacgctctcgctcctggcaggctcaggggaccatatgggatgctgggattcgaaccaccgtccttctgcatgcaaggcaaaaacgccttgcctccatgctatctctccagctccataaagCAGATCATCTTaatagacattctttttttttttttttttttttggtttttgggccacacccggtgacactcaggggttactcctggctatgcgctcagaagtcgctcctggcttgggggaccatatggggcgccgggggatcgaaccgcggtccgtctcctaggctagcgcaggtaaggcaggcaccttacctcaagcgccaccgcccggccccttaatagACATTCTTAAGGATTTAGTGAAGCGATGTATATATGGTACCTTGGTTGTAAGCTAATACACTATAAttatgagtttgtttgttttctgatctTGGGCCAAACCTATTGGTAtgcaggatttacttctggctctgtgctcagggatcacttttggcaagcaatggggaccctacgggatgacgaaacccaggtcagcacatgcaaggcaagtgtcctgcctgctatattatttctccaacctctgattggttcttgtttttttgtttttttttgtttggtttttttttttttttggtttttgggtcacacccggcggtgctcgggggttactcctggctgtctgctcagaaatagctcctggcaggcacaggggaccatatgggacactgggattcgaaccaaccacctttggtcctggatcggctgcttgcaaggcaaacaccgctgtgctatctctccaggccctctctgATTGGTTCTTAATGTGAGAACTTTAAATTTTCATTGTgagaattttaaaagaactttGAAGTGAGTTATGTTAAGTTGTTGAtgaaaatttgtgtgtgtgtgagtgagagagagagagagagagagagagagagagagagagagagagagagagagagagagagatgagtgtgacatccagtggtattcatagcttactcctagctctgcactcagaaatcactcctaggccggagagacagcacagcagtaggacatttgccttgtgtgcggccGACCTGGGGAGGGacttggtttgatttctggcatccccagcctgccagggacgatttctgagtgcaggaccagaagtgacccctgagtactgctgagtgtagcccaaaaaccaaccaatcaatcaatcaatttttttttttttttttttggtttttgggtcacacccggcagcgctcaggggttagttactcctggctctatgctcagaaatcgctcctgccaggcttggggaccatatgggatgccaggattcgaaccgacggccttcttcatgcaagacaaacaccctaccttcatgctatctctccggccccctccccccaaattttttttaaataaagaaatcactcctggtgggctctggagagccatatgggattccaggattgaatctaggtcagccatatgcaactTAAGCTCCCTCCCTCATGGTGCTGTTTCTCTAGCTCTGAAATCAACTCTTTTGTCATGGGCTATTTCAGGTTTTAAGTGCCCTGCTGATCCTGACACATTCTTCTATTACAGCAGGTTTTCAGGATCAGCCCAGGCACCTGTGGAGACTAGTAAAGTGTGATATGATGTAGGATGTGGGAACAGATCATGTTTCTATGGGATAAGAAGATGATTCAGAGAGCTGGAGTGGAAGCCTTCCTAAGTGTACCACtgagggtggggggtggggcaAGCACCTCTCACAGAAGAATACAAATCTCGCAAATCTCTGGTTTCTAAAGATTAGTTCAAGACACTAGAGTGTGATGTCATGgaataaaggaaatatttttagagTATGATCCCAATTTTGTTTCTAAAAGTAGATGTGTAGAGCAAATACAGAGAGAACATGTTTGCTAAAATGCTATTATTATTTATAgcattgtctattttattttttgtgggagggAGATAACAGAGTACCTTCTGTTCTACCTCTGTGGCCCCTAACTgcaatagttttttttgttgtttgtttgattggttggttttggttttggggccatacctgacggctcaggtgttatttctggctctgcacttaggaatcactcctctcAGGCTTGGGTACCCtatggacactggggatcaaacctggggcagcttcatgcaaggtaaaaatcctgtctgctgtgctattgctcttgtcctggaatcttttgtttgtttgttttggggccatactcaccattgttcagaggttactcctggaagacttgggagattatatggtaTGCCGAGgaccaaacccgggtcagctgcttgcaaggcaaatgccctaaccactgtgctatcactctaattCCCctagaatatcttttttattaacaCTCATGTATTTTGTTTCTAGTTTCCTGCCTGTGATGGGTCTCACAACAAGCACAATGAGCTGACAGGCGATAACGTGGGCCCGCTGATCCTGAAGAAAAAGGAAGTGTAGCCAAGTTGTCCCACGGAACTGTGCACCAGGGCAGGCTCCTTCCACATGTCCAGGAAAAATTTCCCATGACAGTCTTGATCATTGCTGCTGGCTAGTAATTAATTAtgcctcttcattttctttctgcacTACCATTTATATTTGATAATTTGTATAGTCAAGAAGTCCTTAATAGAGGAATTAAATTGTATACTCCTTTTATTCCCACACCCA
This window of the Suncus etruscus isolate mSunEtr1 chromosome 14, mSunEtr1.pri.cur, whole genome shotgun sequence genome carries:
- the CISD2 gene encoding CDGSH iron-sulfur domain-containing protein 2, which codes for MVLDSVARIVKVQLPAYLRRLPVPDSVAGFARLTVAEWLRLLPFLGVLALLGYLAVRPFLPKKKQQKDSLINLKIQKENPKVVNEINIEDLCLTKAAYCRCWRSKTFPACDGSHNKHNELTGDNVGPLILKKKEV